AGCGCGCTGATCATCGCTCCGGTGATCAGTATCGAGAGGATCGATTCGAGCATTCCTAGTTCATCCAGTTCGGTGCGATGTGGTCCGCAGTGCGGTGCTGACTGGGATAGACGCACTCGAGTCCGCCCTCGGGACGCCACTGAGTGATCGGGAAGTTACTGATCACGCCATCGTCGTCTCGTTCTTCCTGGACGTCGTGTGGGTACTCGCCGTTCTCGTCGTAGAACGAGATGTGGCCGGCGGTACCGGTGTAGTCCAGGCCCAGCATCGCGTCGACGATGTCGTCGAGGCCGTTTTCGTAGTCGGCGGTGCCCGCCTCCTCGACGGCTTCCCGGTACAGGTAGACCGCGTCGTAGGTGTTGAACCCCATGTACATCGGGAGTTGCGGCGCGTCCTCGTCGTCCTCGACGAACGACTGGTAGCGATCGACGAAGTCGAGCGTCTTCTCCGTGATGTCGGTCGTGCCGGCGGCGCCCGACTGCGACGTCGTCTCGTAGGTAGCCGCCCCCTCGGAGAGTTCGTAGAAGTCCGGCGTCATGGACGCGACGTGGATTCCCTCGATGCCGAACTCGAGTTGGCGCTGGTGCCACTCCCCGAGCATCTGGCCGCCGATGATGTGGGCGAAGAACCGGAAGACTGCGTCGGGATCTTCGTCCTCGAGCGTGTTCATGACCGGCGTGAAGTCGTCGATCTCGGTCGAGAGTTCTTCCTCGTAGACGACGTCGTAGCCGCGCGATTCCAGTTCGCCCGGCAGGTTATTCGTGAACGGATCCGTCCACGCGGCGTCGTCGGCGAGGTACGCGAACGTGTTCCAGCCGTGATGGTCCGAGAGGTAGTCGGCGTACCCGCCCATCGCCTCGGCCTGGAAGAACGAGTTGATCGGCCCGGATCGGAAGATGTTCTTGTTCGCCTCGTAATCCGATCCGACCGAGTTCTCGATGATCTGCGGCGACGCCGATCCGGTGACGATGTACGGAACGTCGTTCTCGGCGATCATGTCCATGATGTTGAGCGAGACCTCGCTGGAGAAGGTCCCGATGAGCACGTCGACGTTCTCCTGATTGATCAGCCGCGAGGCCTCGTCCTGTGCTGTCGACGGATCGGCCCGCGTATCCGCACTGACGACCTCGACGTCTTCGTCCCGGATTCCGCCGTCCTCGTTGATCTCTTCGACGGCCAGTTTGGCGCTTCGATCGGACCCGAGGCCCTGGGTGATCCCCAGTGGACCGAGGAGCCCGATCGTGAAGCCGCCCTCGCCGCCGCCACTCAGACAGCCGGCGAACGTCGTCGCGACCGCCCCCGTACCGGCAGCCCCGAGGAACGTTCGTCGACTCACTCCCCCTTTTCCATCTTTTCCCGAATTGGAAGTTTTGTTATCGTTGTTAACCATTGTAGGTCACTGTTTTACCGATTCTCATCGTTCTGTTTCGATTAATCTGTATTAAAGATGAGGGTGATTAGCATGCCACATTCGACACGTGGAAACAAGAAACAAGACGGGAGTTCACTCGGCTGGCAGGTCGACGCCCTCGACGTCTACGACCGAATCTTCGAGTCGATACTGGCCGTTCTCGACCGTCACGATCCCTTCGTGATGGAGATGGTCGAGATGAGCGTACGCCTCGCCGGGCCCGTGAACGACGTGAATCCCCTCGAGGTCGCCGAACAGTCGTCGACTGACCGTCCAGGCGTCGGCCGGTCCACAGTCGCGCAAGATTTCGAGGATCGCCGCGGTCCGCTCCCGATGATGGTCGACGATCTCTCGAACGCGGGCCCTCGGTTCCTCGATCGGGTCGCGGTGGCCGGGCCAGACGCAGTCGTAGTCCCTGTCCGCGATCTCGCGTACCGACTCGAGATACGTTTCCAGCGGTCGCTCGACACGGACGTCGGCGCCGCCGACGTTCGGCGTGTACACCGGGAGGACGGCATCACCGACGAACGCCTCGGCCCCGTCACCAACGGCTTCGCCGTCCGTTCGTTGCGTCTCCGACGCAACGCTCGTCTCGAAACAACAGAGTCCGGCCGCGTGTCCCGGCGTGTGAACCGTCTCGAGGGTCCGTCCACCGACGTCGAGGGTCGTGCCGTCCTCGATCGGCGTCGCGTCCGGGGACGCGCCATCGACGTGGGCCATCCCCTCGAGAAACGAGAACAGGTCGTCCTGTGCGTCCCCGGGGACGCCCCACTCCTCGAGCAACGTCCGGCGGCGTTCGTCGGCCGCGGCGACCGCCTCCGGATCTCCCTCGACGAGCGGCAGATCGGACTCGTGGACGTAGACGGTCGCGCCGCTCTCGGCCTGAATCTCGCCGGCGAGTCCCGCGTGGTCGACGTGGTAGTGCGTGAGGACGACGTCGTCGACGTCGGCGAACTCGTAGCCCCGCTCGGCCAATCCTGCCCGGAGTTCCGATCGGACCTCGTCGATCGCGATCCCCGTATCGACGAGTGCGAGTTCGTCGTGAGCGTCGTCGGCGAGTACGTACGCGTTGTTTCGCCCCTCGAATTCGTCGTTCCCCAGCGAAATGCGATCCATACCTCTCGTACACGTTCTGTCCAATAGTAAGTTGTGTGGTGGGAGTATACAACTCTGTTAACTCAGGTTGTAAAAAACCGAACAGAGTTAGAACGAGGGCGAGCGGCCGGACGCGCCGGACCATGGGGAATCGCGGATGCCCGCGCCTGTCCGATGTGTCCGCGCCCGTCGATCGGCCGGCTCAGCCCTCGAGTTCGGCTCGCAACAGCTGGTTGACGTCACCCGGATCGGCGCTGCCGCCGGTCTTTTGCATCACCTGACCCACGAGGAAGTTGATCGCGCCGTCGTCGCCCGACTCGTAGTCGTCGACGGCACCCGGATTCTCGTCGATCGCTTCGACGACGGCCTGCTGGACCTCGTCCTCGCCGGTCTTGCCCAGTCCTTCCTCCTCGACGATCGCGTCGGGCGCTTTCTCGTCGTCGAGCATCGATCGAAGGACGGTTTCGCGGGCGTTTTTCGCCGTGATCTCGTCTTCGGTGACGAGTTCGACGAGACGCGAGATCTCGTCGAGTCGATCCGCGATGTCGGTGATCGCCATGTCGCGGTAGTTGAGTTCGCCCAGCAGGTTGTCCGCGACCCACGTCGCCGCGAGGTCGGGGTCGAACTCGCCCGCGACGTCCTCGTAGAAGTCCGCGACCTGCTTCGTGGAGGTGAGTTTCGACGCGGCCTCCTCGCTCAGGCCGTACTCGTCCTGGAACCGATCGCGACGGGCCGCGGGGAGTTCCGGGATCGAGATCTCGTCTTTCCAGTGAGACACCCGAAGCGGCGGCAGGTCGGCCTCCTCGAAGTAGCGGTAGTCCTTCTCCTCCTCTTTCGATCGCATCGAGACCGTGATTCCGCGGGACTCGTCCCAGTGACGTGTTTCCTGTTCGACGGCACGCCCGCGCTGGATCGCGTTCTTCTGGCGGGTCTCCTCGTAGGCGAGGGCCTTCTGTGCGCCCTTGTGGCTCGAGATGTTCTTGACCTCCGTCCGGTTGGCGGCCGCGAGCGCGTCCGCGCCGATCTCATCGGTGTCTCCGCCGTCGATCTCGTCGGCGGGTACGATCGAGAGGTTGGCGTCGATCCGGAGGCTGCCGTCGCGTTCGGCGTCGAAGACGCCGAGGTACTCCAGGACCTCCTCGAGTTCGGCGAGGAACGCCCGCACCTCGTCGGGACTGCGGAAGTCCGGTGCCGTGACGATCTCCATCAGCGGCGTCCCCGCGCGGTTATAGTCGACGAGGGTGTAGTCGGCGGAGTCGATGCCGCCACCGCCGCCGACGTGCTGGAGGCTGCCGGGGTCTTCTTCCAGGTGGGCGCGCTCGATCGTCACCGTCCGGCGCTCGCCCTCGACGGCGATTTCGAGGTCGCCGTCAGCACAGATCGGCTCGTCGTACTGGGTGATCTGGAAGTTCTTCGGCAGATCGGGGTAGTAGTAGTTCTTGCGGTGGAAGCGGGTCTCTTCGGGGATGTCGGCGTCGATCGCCTTCCCGATCTTGACGGCGGCCTCGACGGCTGCCTCGTTGAGGACGGGCAACGCACCCGGCAGTCCGAGACAGACCGGGCAGACGTTGTCGTTCGGCTCGTCGGTCTGGGCGGTCGAACAGCCACAGAAGATCTTCGTGTCGGTTTCCAGCTGGACGTGGACCTCGAGGCCGATCACGGTTACGAGGTCGCCCTGCTGGGCGGTCTGGGCAGTCATTGGCCCCCGATTCGGGCCGGCGGGGGTAAAGCGTAACGGGACGGACTCGTCGTCCGGGGCAGCGATCGGATCGACGCCGACCGCGACACCTCCCGATCCCGTCGCTTCGGGACCCTTGGCGGGGATCGCTTTCCGTCGCGTCGAGTGCGACCTCGGCGATCGAGGCTAGTCGTCCCCCCGTTCCGCCTCCCGGTCCGGTTCGATCGTCACCTCGGCCGTTCCGAAGGGCTCGAGGGGTTCTTCGAACGTCGCGGTCAGTTCGGTGTCCGGGAAGAATCCGATGATGCGAGCGGTTTCGTCGCCGCCGTTGTAGAGCCCGTGTGGTGCCATTTCGGGGACGACCGCACACTGTCCGGTCTCGAGGTCGATCGTGTCGTCGCCGACCGTCGCCTCGACTCGTCCCGCGGTCACGACGAGCAGTTCCTCGTTGCTGTCCCGGTGGGACGGAAGGTAGTCGCCGGGTTCGATCTCGATGCAGACGATCATCACCTCCTCGGAACCCGCGTCGCTCGCGTTCGGCGTGCCGGGCGTCAGCGGAAAGTATCCGCGTAACCGGGCGTGTTCGTCACTCTCTTGGTAGCAGTCCGTGCCCTCGAACTGGTACAGGTCGACGGCACGGGCCGCTTCAGCTTGCTCTTTCGATGTCGTAGCCATGGCGTCTCACATCCGCGGTGATTGCGGGCCGTCACGCGAGGGCGTGAAAAACACCTGCTCGGTCGGGGCAGCCTGAATCGGGTGTTAGAACGTGCGCTCCGATCATAACGGTTTTTCACGGGGGCCGGAGACACCGCCCGATCGACAGGATCGATCCGGCAAGTCGGGGATCGAACCGCACGACGAGCGCTATCAGATGACAGCTCATCGAATTATATCGACATTACTCGTCTTTTTGATCACGTTACGGGCCCTATTACTCGTATATATTCCAGGAACTTTCTCATGCGCTTTTGTATTCGGAATCTAAACTGTGATACGGAGGCTGTAAAATGGTGACAACTAACATTCGATCGGCGTGGCGACGCTACCGTGCGATCCCGATCGTCTACCGGATCGGTGCGGCGTTCGTGCTGGGCTCGATCGTCGGCCTGCTCGTCGGCGACGCCGCGACGGCACTCCAGCCGCTGGGCGATATCTTCGTCCGGTTGCTGAGCATGATCGTCATCCCCATCGTCATCTTCACGCTGTTGATGGGGATCCGGCGGATCACGCCCTCGACACTCGGAAAGATCGGTGGGCAGGTCATCGCGCTGTACGCCGTCATGTCGGCGATCGCGGTGGTCATCGGACTGGCAGTATCCAACCTGGTCAACCCGGGGTCGGGGCTGACGCTGGCCGAGGACGTCGAGTTCGACCCGGCCGATACCCCCGACTTCGCCGAGGTGCTGATCGGCATCGTCCCGGAGAACCCGATCGGCGCGATGGCCGAGGGCGACGTCCTCGCGACGATCTTCTTCGTCATCGTCTTCGGACTCGCGCTCCTCATGATCCAGGAGTCGACCGAGGACGAGGCCGTTCGGCGCGGCGTCGAGTCGATCTTCGACATCGTCGAGGCCGGCACCGAGGCGCTGTTCAAGATCGTCTGGGGCGTCATGGAGTACGGCGTCATCGGCGTCTTCGCGCTCATGGCCGCCGTCTTCGGCGAGGCCGGCGTCGACGCGATCGTCCCGTTCGCGCTGTTGATCGCGACCCTGCTGGCAGCAATCCTGATCCACATCGGGGTCGTCTACCTCGGCGGCCTGATCGTCGTGCTCACGAGGCAGTCCCCGATCGCGTTCCTCGCGGGATCGAAGGACGCGATCGTGACGGCGCTCTCGATCCGCTCGTCGAGCGGGACGCTCCCGGTGACGATGGCCAACGCCGACGACAACCTCCGGATCGACGAGAGCGTCTACGGCTTCTCGCTCCCGCTGGGCGCGACGATCAACATGGACGGGACCGCGATGTACCAGGGCGTCGTCGCCATCTTCGCCGCGAACCTCGTCGGCGTCCAGTTGAGCATCGTCGAGCAGGCGACGGTCGTCCTCATCGCCGTGCTCGCGAGCATCGGCGCGGGGGGCGTCCCCGGCACTGGGCTGATCATGTTGACGCTGGTGCTGACCCAGCTCGGATTGCCGCTCGAGGTGGTCGGGTTCGTCGCCGGCGTCGACCCGATCCTCGATCGGCTGCGGACGATGACGAACGTGACCGGCGACCTCGCCGTCACCACGGTCGTCGCCCACTGGAACGACGCGATCGACTTCGACGGCGGCTCGTGGGTCGACCCGACCCGCGGCCTCGAGATCGGCGGCGAAACCGCATCGGGTAGCGACTGACCCGGGGCGGTTCCGCGGGCCGCGGATTCGGACGACGCGCGCCGCACGGGCCCGACGAGTCGGCGATCTCAAGTCGGGATCAGCAGGGACAGTACTAGTCCCGGGATCGACGGGAAAAGACGGCGACGCCGGTGCCTCGCGTCTCGTGGATCGTCAGTACCGGCGCTCGAACACCGTTCCGGACTCGCCGACGTCGACGACTGCATCGGCTGTACCTGGCCGCTGGTCGCGCTCATGGTCGCGCTCGGCTCGATGAATCCCCTCGTGATGGTCGGCCTGACGCTCGTCGTCGCGCTCGAACGACTGGCCCCGGACAGCGACGACGTCGCCGTCGTGCAGGGGCTTCTCCTGCTCGCGACCGCAGGGTTCACGCTCCTGGCCGGCTTGCGGGGGCCTGAACCGCCTCGCCGGCACGACTGGCAGCGCTGGGCCGCCCGTCCGCGGTTCCTACTGCTCCGCACGTGGGAGTTCCGCCGTGAGGTACTCGACGAACTTGTCCGGGTGTTCGGCGTGTGGCAGCAGCGTCGAGTAATCGATGACGACGAGATCCAGATCGGCCGCGTCGGCGAGCGTCCGGCCCTGACGGAGCGGGACGAGTTCCGCGTCGCGGCCCCAGACCAGCGTCGCCGGCGTGTCGAGGGCCGCGAGTTCCGTCTGGAGGTCGAAGTCGGGATCGAGCGTCCCCGACGCGAACGAGGCTGGCGCGTACCGGGCTCCCGGCTGGTGGGCGCTCCGCCACGCGTACTCGACCTCGTCCTCGCCGATCCGGTCGCGATCGTAGTAGCCGTCCCGATCGTAGAAGTACCGGATCGAGGGTTTGCTCGCGAGGAGGTTAAAGAGCGTCGTGCCGACGATCGGCGTCCGGATGAGGGTCCGCAGCCAGGGTCTCTCCGCGGCCGTCTCGTCGGTCGGACAGATCAGGACGAGGTGCTCGAAGTCGGTCTCCGAAGCGGCGTCGACGACGAACGACCCGGTCAGCGAGGAGGCGAGGACGATCGGCTCGTCGGTGACGTCGCGAGCGAAGTCCCGGACGAACTCGGCGTAGAGGGTCGGCGAGTAGACGAGCGGCGGTCGTTCCGATCGGCCGAACCCGGGGAGATCGACGGCGAACACGTGGTAGTTTTCCGCGAGCTGTTCGAAGAGCGGCTCGAACTCGTGGCTGCTCGCCCCGGCGTGGATGCTGTGACACAGCAGCATGTCGGGGTCGTTCGGATCGCCCGCGACGGTGTAGGCGACCTCGATCCCGCGCCACCGATACGTGCGTTCGACGCCCGGCAACGGGTTCTCGAACTCGCTTGCACGGTTCCTGAGGAGTCGGTTTCCGAGGACGGCACCGCCAACGATCCCGGCGGCTGCACCGAGAACTGTTCGGGCTTTCATAGCCGCCGGTACGACGGCAACGTCCTTAGGCGTGCGGTTGGCGTTCAGAAACTGTTAGCTGCGGTTGCGAACGCGGGCGCTCGTCGACGCGCTGCTGGACCCAGTTACGAGATCGTGCTATCGGAACGTGCTGCCGGAACCCGCTACGCGCCCCCGGAACCGGCCGACACGGGCTCAGTTCGACTCGAGTTCGTCCAACTCGAGGTCGTCGATACACGCCTCGACCGGCGCGAGGAGGTCGCTCGCGATCGTGTAGGGGTCCGACTCGCCGTTTCGGACCGCGTCCGCGAGGTCGTCGATCCCACCTGCTCGATCGATCTGCGTCTCGAGCATGGCGTGGACGTCCTCGCGCAGGAGCGTTCGGATCTCTTCGGCGTAGCGCTGGCGGGTCATCTCGGCGCGGGTACCGGAGTCGACCAGGTACTGCTGGTGGGCCGCGAGTTCGTCGATGAACGCCTCGACGCCCTGGCCCTTCGTCGCGACGGTCTCGACGATCGGCGGGGTCCAGTCTTCGGTCTCCGTACCGTCGTCGCCACCGGTGCCGTCGTCGCCCCGGTCGGCACCGCCGGCGTCCATCGCATCGGCACCGTGGTGGCCGGTGTTGCCACCCATCCCCGTCCCTTCACCGAGGTGGATCATGTCCTGGAGTTCCTGGACGGTCCGATCGGCACCCGGTCGATCGGCCTTGTTGACGACGAAGACGTCGGCGATCTCGAGGATGCCGGCCTTCAGGGTCTGGACGTCGTCGCCGGAACCGGGCGGGACGAGGACGGCGACGGTGTCGGCGGTCCGGACGACGTCGATCTCGTTCTGGCCGGCACCGACGGTCTCGATGATGATCTTGTCCTTGCCGAAGGCGTCCATCGCCTTCACGGCGTCCGCGGTCGCGGTCGAGAGACCGCCCAGCGTCCCGCGGGCGCTCATCGACCGGACGAACACGTCCATGTCGCCGACCGTGGAGGCCATCCGGATGCGATCGCCGAGCACCGCGCCGCCGGTGAACGGCGAGGAAGGGTCGATCGCGATGACGCCGACCGTCTCGCCCCGATCGCGGTACGTCTCGGCCAGTTTGTCGACGAGCGTCGACTTTCCCGCGCCGGGACTGCCGGTGATCCCGATCACGTCGGCCTCGCCCGCGTGGGCGTACAGTTCGGAGACGAGGTCCCGGTAGCCCGGCGATCGGTTCTCGATCTTCGAAATGACGCGGGCGAGCGCGCGGTGTTTCCCCGCGAGCAGATCCTCGAGCAACGATTCGTGGTCCGCGTTCATCGCTCGGGTACGTTCTCGCGGACGAACTCGATCGTCTCCTCGATCGACGTGCCGGGACCGAAAATCTCGGCGACGCCCTGTTGCTTGAGTTCGTTCCGGTCTTCCTCGGGGATCACGCCCCCGGCGAGCACGAGCGTGTCCTCCTCGGCGCCGTACTCTTCGAGGCCGTCCATGATCTTCGGGACGAGCGTGTCGTGTGCCCCCGAGAGAATGGAGATGCCGAGAACGTCGACGTCCTCCTGGACGGCCGCCTGGACGATCTCCTCGGGTGCTTTGTGGAGGCCGGAGTAGATGACCTCGAAACCGGCGTCACGGAACGCACGGGCGATGACGTGTGCACCTCGATCGTGACCGTCGAGACCGACTTTGGCGACGAGACACCGGATCGACTCCTGCTCCTGTTCGCTGCTCATACACCTCTCTTCCCGTGCCGCCTGTTTGACTTTAACGGATATTGCCTAGGCTTGCGATGCGTTCGTGCGGATCGCGTCGATAGCGATCGAGTTCGGACCGGGACGAGGCGGGGGATTCGACGGTGAGAGACGCCGTGCGAAGGCCTCTCGGTCGCGGAGGACGAGTCGCGTGTTCGATCCAGCACCGTCCGAACCGGAACCCACTGCCCTATCCGCCTGTCCGAACCAGCCCCCTTCCCGTTTGGGCGTCGATCGGACCGTCGGCCCGAAATATTCAAGACGTATACACGTTTGCCACCCGTATAATTGCCATTGTCACCGGGTCACATCCTGAACCAAAGGCCTAAGAGCGAAACTACCTTACATTCCGCCAATGACTATCGCTCGTCTGTGGCGGAGGGATCTCTCGTGGGCGTCGAAATAAAAGAAACCAGGGTACCAGACGCCGAATTCGAGGAGATGAAAGGATTCGTCTTCGAGTATCTCGCGGCCAGCGTCGAGAAGGAAGACGAAGGTGGCCGCATGCGCTGGTACCCGTGGCACTCGGCGGAGTACCGGCACAACCACATCCTCAACGTGGTCGATCTCGCCGAAGAGATCGCCCGTAAGGAGGGTGCGGACGTCGACGTCACGCGGGTCGCCGCGCTCTTTCACGACGTCGCCAAACTCGAGACGGACCAGGAACTCCACGCCGAGGCCGGCGCTCGCGTCGCCCGGGAGTACCTCGAATCTCGAGCGGAGTACCCCGAGTCGTTCATCCAGCAGGTGTGTCGCGCCATCGAACACCACTCCTACCAGGGTGATCTCGACGACCTCGCACTCGAGACGCAGTCGCTCATCGAGGCCGACCTGCTCGACAAGGTCGGCGCGAACGGAATGGCCCTGATGCTGTTGCGGATGGGCTACGAGGCCCGCACCCACATGGACTGCGACGAGATGGTCGATCGGGTCCTCGAACGCGGCTACGACGCCGCCGCGCGCGTCCAGAGCGATACGGCCGAGAGCATCGCTCACCAGCGACTCAAGCGCGTGACGTGGTTCCAGGAGTGGCTCGAGGACGAAATCGCCGCGATGGGTGACTGACGCGTTCGTTCCAGAGCGGCAGTCTCCGTCCCCGACCGTCTTTGCGATCGACAGTGACGACTCTCGGGTCCGACCCCCGTTCGGTTCAGTCGCCGGCCGATCGGTCCTCGCGTCCGC
The nucleotide sequence above comes from Halosolutus halophilus. Encoded proteins:
- a CDS encoding ABC transporter substrate-binding protein, encoding MVNNDNKTSNSGKDGKGGVSRRTFLGAAGTGAVATTFAGCLSGGGEGGFTIGLLGPLGITQGLGSDRSAKLAVEEINEDGGIRDEDVEVVSADTRADPSTAQDEASRLINQENVDVLIGTFSSEVSLNIMDMIAENDVPYIVTGSASPQIIENSVGSDYEANKNIFRSGPINSFFQAEAMGGYADYLSDHHGWNTFAYLADDAAWTDPFTNNLPGELESRGYDVVYEEELSTEIDDFTPVMNTLEDEDPDAVFRFFAHIIGGQMLGEWHQRQLEFGIEGIHVASMTPDFYELSEGAATYETTSQSGAAGTTDITEKTLDFVDRYQSFVEDDEDAPQLPMYMGFNTYDAVYLYREAVEEAGTADYENGLDDIVDAMLGLDYTGTAGHISFYDENGEYPHDVQEERDDDGVISNFPITQWRPEGGLECVYPSQHRTADHIAPNWMN
- a CDS encoding MBL fold metallo-hydrolase, with translation MDRISLGNDEFEGRNNAYVLADDAHDELALVDTGIAIDEVRSELRAGLAERGYEFADVDDVVLTHYHVDHAGLAGEIQAESGATVYVHESDLPLVEGDPEAVAAADERRRTLLEEWGVPGDAQDDLFSFLEGMAHVDGASPDATPIEDGTTLDVGGRTLETVHTPGHAAGLCCFETSVASETQRTDGEAVGDGAEAFVGDAVLPVYTPNVGGADVRVERPLETYLESVREIADRDYDCVWPGHRDPIEEPRARVREIVDHHRERTAAILEILRDCGPADAWTVSRRLFGDLEGIHVVHGPGEAYAHLDHLHHEGIVTVENGQYRLEDSVVDVEGVDLPAE
- the gatB gene encoding Asp-tRNA(Asn)/Glu-tRNA(Gln) amidotransferase subunit GatB, which gives rise to MTAQTAQQGDLVTVIGLEVHVQLETDTKIFCGCSTAQTDEPNDNVCPVCLGLPGALPVLNEAAVEAAVKIGKAIDADIPEETRFHRKNYYYPDLPKNFQITQYDEPICADGDLEIAVEGERRTVTIERAHLEEDPGSLQHVGGGGGIDSADYTLVDYNRAGTPLMEIVTAPDFRSPDEVRAFLAELEEVLEYLGVFDAERDGSLRIDANLSIVPADEIDGGDTDEIGADALAAANRTEVKNISSHKGAQKALAYEETRQKNAIQRGRAVEQETRHWDESRGITVSMRSKEEEKDYRYFEEADLPPLRVSHWKDEISIPELPAARRDRFQDEYGLSEEAASKLTSTKQVADFYEDVAGEFDPDLAATWVADNLLGELNYRDMAITDIADRLDEISRLVELVTEDEITAKNARETVLRSMLDDEKAPDAIVEEEGLGKTGEDEVQQAVVEAIDENPGAVDDYESGDDGAINFLVGQVMQKTGGSADPGDVNQLLRAELEG
- a CDS encoding cupin domain-containing protein produces the protein MATTSKEQAEAARAVDLYQFEGTDCYQESDEHARLRGYFPLTPGTPNASDAGSEEVMIVCIEIEPGDYLPSHRDSNEELLVVTAGRVEATVGDDTIDLETGQCAVVPEMAPHGLYNGGDETARIIGFFPDTELTATFEEPLEPFGTAEVTIEPDREAERGDD
- a CDS encoding dicarboxylate/amino acid:cation symporter; the protein is MVTTNIRSAWRRYRAIPIVYRIGAAFVLGSIVGLLVGDAATALQPLGDIFVRLLSMIVIPIVIFTLLMGIRRITPSTLGKIGGQVIALYAVMSAIAVVIGLAVSNLVNPGSGLTLAEDVEFDPADTPDFAEVLIGIVPENPIGAMAEGDVLATIFFVIVFGLALLMIQESTEDEAVRRGVESIFDIVEAGTEALFKIVWGVMEYGVIGVFALMAAVFGEAGVDAIVPFALLIATLLAAILIHIGVVYLGGLIVVLTRQSPIAFLAGSKDAIVTALSIRSSSGTLPVTMANADDNLRIDESVYGFSLPLGATINMDGTAMYQGVVAIFAANLVGVQLSIVEQATVVLIAVLASIGAGGVPGTGLIMLTLVLTQLGLPLEVVGFVAGVDPILDRLRTMTNVTGDLAVTTVVAHWNDAIDFDGGSWVDPTRGLEIGGETASGSD
- a CDS encoding alpha/beta fold hydrolase, with amino-acid sequence MKARTVLGAAAGIVGGAVLGNRLLRNRASEFENPLPGVERTYRWRGIEVAYTVAGDPNDPDMLLCHSIHAGASSHEFEPLFEQLAENYHVFAVDLPGFGRSERPPLVYSPTLYAEFVRDFARDVTDEPIVLASSLTGSFVVDAASETDFEHLVLICPTDETAAERPWLRTLIRTPIVGTTLFNLLASKPSIRYFYDRDGYYDRDRIGEDEVEYAWRSAHQPGARYAPASFASGTLDPDFDLQTELAALDTPATLVWGRDAELVPLRQGRTLADAADLDLVVIDYSTLLPHAEHPDKFVEYLTAELPRAEQ
- the meaB gene encoding methylmalonyl Co-A mutase-associated GTPase MeaB — translated: MNADHESLLEDLLAGKHRALARVISKIENRSPGYRDLVSELYAHAGEADVIGITGSPGAGKSTLVDKLAETYRDRGETVGVIAIDPSSPFTGGAVLGDRIRMASTVGDMDVFVRSMSARGTLGGLSTATADAVKAMDAFGKDKIIIETVGAGQNEIDVVRTADTVAVLVPPGSGDDVQTLKAGILEIADVFVVNKADRPGADRTVQELQDMIHLGEGTGMGGNTGHHGADAMDAGGADRGDDGTGGDDGTETEDWTPPIVETVATKGQGVEAFIDELAAHQQYLVDSGTRAEMTRQRYAEEIRTLLREDVHAMLETQIDRAGGIDDLADAVRNGESDPYTIASDLLAPVEACIDDLELDELESN
- a CDS encoding cobalamin B12-binding domain-containing protein: MSSEQEQESIRCLVAKVGLDGHDRGAHVIARAFRDAGFEVIYSGLHKAPEEIVQAAVQEDVDVLGISILSGAHDTLVPKIMDGLEEYGAEEDTLVLAGGVIPEEDRNELKQQGVAEIFGPGTSIEETIEFVRENVPER
- a CDS encoding HD domain-containing protein; this translates as MGVEIKETRVPDAEFEEMKGFVFEYLAASVEKEDEGGRMRWYPWHSAEYRHNHILNVVDLAEEIARKEGADVDVTRVAALFHDVAKLETDQELHAEAGARVAREYLESRAEYPESFIQQVCRAIEHHSYQGDLDDLALETQSLIEADLLDKVGANGMALMLLRMGYEARTHMDCDEMVDRVLERGYDAAARVQSDTAESIAHQRLKRVTWFQEWLEDEIAAMGD